AGCACTTTTTCTCAACGCAAACTGGAAATAAAAATCAGCCTTTCACTCTTTTCAAGTGAAGAGCTGTCTTTGCCGCAAAGAACAAGGATCGCTTTCAATGGCAGTGTGGTCAGAATCGGCTGTTGTGCGCCGCTGGTGCAGCAGGCACGTCAAGCTGACATTATGTTGGAGAAAATAATGAACAAAACTTTGCCTACTGCCACCACAAGGGATTGAACTCTTGCCACTGCAGCAACATAAATCACGGTGTTGGACATGCTGACCACAGAGCTTTTGTGCAACTTGTACATGTGCGATGCAGACTGTGAAATTAGTGGCATCTATGCATATATTTCAGAGGCAACAGCAGGCAGTACACTCAAGCAGCATAGTTCATGCTCTTTAAAACTTGCAAAATTGGAATGAATGATATGTGCAATGCTGTAGATGACAGAAAGGAACGCTAAGGGGAAATGTCAACATAAGGCAAATGTGAGAAAAGAGAAAGTTGTTGCCATTCAGATGGCCCAGTGAATAAGAGTCGCACAAATGCAGATCAGTTGGCAAAAACAGCTATTGTAGGTGTCAGTCATCGCTAAGTGAGACAGAGACCTCTTCAAATTTTTTTATGCAAATAGACTTGCACAGACAAGCATAATTCTCTTTGTTTCAGTTAAATATAACTTACTGTATTGACCATTAACGTGTTTGGGCATGGTCTATATTTGCCAATATCTATGTAAAtatattaataaaataaaaactttACCTTAACACAACGAAAAAATAATTCAAgatattcattttttttaattcctctGTATCACTTGCATGCCTATTTACACTCACAAAGTTGCAACTCCACAAAATGTACTTTTTTTACATATAGTGCACAAGACAGATGCTTTACCATGCGGGAACATCACATACAATGCAACTAACTTTGCCTGGAAGTATCTGAACTTAACGAGAACAAGATTTTCTCTCCCAACCATGTCAAACTGTAATTTTGATCTCTGAAATTTGCAGGCAAGACTGTTACAAAATGGTGTGGTAATAGTCGGTGTTGCTAAGGAATACCAAGTGCTAGTACCAAGTTCGAGGATTGACAGAGAAACATGATGCTCCTCTCTCATGCAAACAACACCAAATGTACTATACCAAAGGAACTGAAGATAAAAATGCACCATGATGCTATACATACACCAACTTGGCTCACAAGGACATTACCCTTTAACTAGCAAGGTTGAGCTGTACTCGTTCTAGCTCTTTGTACCAGTATTGCCAAAGACTAGCCGCACTTGTGCAGGCCCCAGCTTTTTGCTTTGCTTGCCAGAGACGAGCAGTGCTCTTCAACTCGCTTCTCCATGTGCATTTGAGTTTCAGAGCTTGAAAATATTCTTTGATGCTTTCGATTCCTTTCGCTATCATCTGTTCACATAATTACATTAAACCTTATGCTTAAGTTGAAGGAAAGGCCTCTTTTTTTAGAGCAAGTGTCTTTCATTAATATTTCAGTTGAATATACTAAAAGGTAAATAGCACATGTAACATATTTTTCAAATCTGGATATAATGTGCGAGAATTtgccagaataaaaaaaaaaatctgggaaaTTTAGTACACTTTTTTTACGAAATAACTCGGGAGTTAGAGTCAAATATGTGGCATACATTCTGCTATAGCAAGTGCAAGAAGTACAGCATGTTCAGCTTGCAACTAAACAGCCTACGTtaccgtattttccagtctataagtcgcacctttgtgtAAGTCAGACGCCCTCAGAACGGCAGTTTTTCAGAAATAaaatgtatataagtcgcacTGGTGTTTAAGACACACCTTATACTTCGCTTATTCAgtaagcaatttttaaaaaattagtgacgtttcacttcatgAACGCCGGTCACGCGCAAGTatatgggtgccattcctatgtaattgcgatagcaatgatatggacactccagaaacaattctgccgtcgtggttgccgcgatgttccgcataaagtccaagggcaataacagtGTGCCTgcgtgctgtatgctgtatgtgcgagtgagagcgtgtgacggtgagccgaatcacgcacaagggaggaaagcgggaaggcagcgtgggagggagggggagtgGCTTGTACTCTgctagcaactgcgtagtttgtaCAGCGGTGCgcgtcgtatcttgaaagcgatctgcagatgcgacgacttcaggGTCGGTCAACTCACGGTTGGCCTGCGCCGCTTGCgctgctgctccgtccttcttgCATAGCGCTcggcaactcgatcacgagaagaacccagTACCTCCATAGTGCGCGCACAACACGTAGCAACTGCTACAGGAGGTCAACCCAgtgcgcttcgcgtggccatagcatcaatccgattttgatggcagtttttccaaaaaagaaaaacgtatataagtcgcaccgttctataagacggaccgacgaaaaattcagaaaaactgcgacttatacaccggaaaacACGGTACTGCTTCACTGTGGTACTTTTCATAGCAGCACTCTCCCAAGCTGTCTTTCCTCACTTGTGATTACCGTACATCAGCTTCACATTGTCCCAGTTAATTTAAATCCACGCTCACATCAAGCAATGTTCAAAATCTATACACTGCCTTGAAGTGCTTGGCACTTCAAGAACATTTacatagttatttttttttagtaTATACACAGGAATGTCCACAGTCATGCTGGTCACGAGATAGCAATTGTTTTCTTATGTGCTTTCATGTGCACATGTGCGACACCACAAGTAGGGAACTATTGAAACTAGAACTATGCCTTCCCCTGTACAAAGATAATTTATTGGGATTTGACACATATGTGCACTGCAAAAAGAGGCACTGACAAACATGTGCTCCAGACATGAATTGTAGTTGTGATTCAGGTATTTTTCGGGGTCATTTTCATCACAAGGACAGATGGTGACAAAAAGGATCCTTTACCATCTAGTACGTAGCTCTCAAGGTAGGAAATAGCAAAAGTAGTATTTTTCACCACATTAGTAAGCGAAATTCCTGCCATGGCACAATTTCTTGATGTGCGAGTCACTACAGCACAAAAACTACACACAATTACGGCAAATGTTTTTCAATCTTTCTTATAATTTGCTAAACAAGATGCGATACTCCACAACAGTACAAACATGTATAAAAGTGCACACTATAGCCTCTATGAGTGCACACACCACGAGTACTTCTGCCATTGCGCTCTCGCTATAAGCACGTCAGACATATGTGCACAACACCGATTCACTATCCTCAAACTTTACTATGTCGCTGTCTCAATGATTTTGCTTTCAACAAGTCAGAAACTGACTTTGAACCTTTTATTACTTTGTATATTACTTTGTGAGAGCATACACATAACACAGTACATTCCTGTGCCACAGTAAGTACAATTTGACACTCACTGTGTGCAGCTAGTCACCCAAACCTGTTATTCAAATGAGTGCTTGAACAACTATATAACAACCATTACGAGTGCAAATATACATAGTGAATGTAACACACGCCTTCCAACGCTTCATAAATTGCAATCTGCACTACTGGCAAGAGACGTCGGGTGACGCCCACTGCATGATTACCCAGCATGGCCACTACACTGTGTACACCTTGTTTTCACAATTGGCTGACGCGGACTATTCACTATTCCTGTTTACACCAAGCCTGATGCTGCCTTAACATGAGTTCCAGGAGGATGGACGGTTTTTGCCACCAGGAGTTGTGCAGCAACTGCAATTTTACTTTTGTCATTTGTCAATTTTACTTTTGACTTGGTGTGAATGCAATGGTCTTGCATTCATACCAAGCGCCAcctagaaacatttttttttctaaagagaGGCTCACATTCAATAACAATACAATCTAGCCTGGTTATAAGAAAGTCACATCGGACATGAAAATATCCTCGTTATATCCAAAGGTCATTATAAGTGCATATTTATTACACGCGGATATCTGcaagaaacattttagatttactttgttatatcctaTAATTCATTATGTCCATGTTAATTTTATCGTGGTTCAACTGTAATAATAAAAGGTAAAATGAACAGACTGATTCATATTTATGAGTTAGCACTTCACAGTTGCAAGAAAAAAGCAACTAGAATTTAAATTTGTGTGACACACGTTGCTGCATGCACGTCATGCTAACAATTCACTTGGTTCAATGACCCTATATTGTTTTTATGACAGCATCGGTGGTGAACAAATAAAAGTTATCAAAATGGGAAAATAATATATGTGACCACTATATGGTAAATTTAATCAGCTCTACAGTTGCAATTATGCTCAATATACTATATTGTTATAGCACAGCTgcagctgtgcttttttttttctttttctttttttttgttctgtggcctttgtgtttttttattacaGGGCAGCTGAAAACTTTTGAAATTAATCCCCCACCCCTCGCCCCTGCTGCTCAGGCAATGTTGCCAAGCAGTTGTGGCTTCTCTAAAATATCAAGTTTCTATGGTATCTCACGAGTTTGCAGCTATATTTAGGAGTCAAAATGTGACCATGCTTATCGAAAAATACACTGCTCATGTTGCTGTGTTAACATATGAAAAGTTGCAGTGAAGCAGATACAGAGATTCTCTTAAGGCTTTAAATAAACACCAACCGAGTACAGGAGGTACAGCATACTTTAAATGTGAGTTATTCTACAGCAATGCACTTTTTCACAAAGGAATGGCAACTGAGGAAGTAGGTTCCTGCATttgtgctgtctttgtctttctccaACCAAGCACTGCAACAGGCAACGTCAAGGAACATGTGAAACAGTATTTACAGAATCAAATTTTGGAAAAGATTGTTTCTAAACTATTATCACAAAACAAACTTGTATTATGCTGTATATGCATGCAATGTGAAGGTACCCATTCTAAATGAACAAGCGAACAGTACCATTCCTGCTGCCATGAAATCTTTTCAGGGGGCCAGATTTTAGTTTTTCATATCACTACTTTCTGTTAATAGTACCTGAAACAAGTGTTAAATGCATTAAAACATGCTAGGGTTTGGATTCTTCCAAGAAGACccttacaaaagaaaaaaaaaagagagagagaaagttattAGCCATTTTTCACCTATAGCTCAGTGAAAGAAAACCTTATCAGTGAAACTGCTTAGATTTACAACAGATTAAACCCCCACATTGTAAGCACAAAACATGCAGCACGCATACATATAGACACACACTCCTTCATACACAAGCTGCTCTGCCTGTCCCACGGCTGTTAAGCTGAGCAACACACATTGTGCCATAATAGTGATTCAGTAGCCAGCCCTCACAACCTTTTCTTAACTTCCATTGCCTTTGGTAAATGCaaaatgcacgaaaaaaaaaatacattaacaGCGCCTGTCAAGACTTTTTGCAACACCAGTTGTACATCAGTGCAAAGGCAAGGGCATACAGAGCTGAGCACTGCAGTGCTTCAGAGGTAAATTCGGACACTTGGCACTGAAGATTCAAACACGTGCTCGGACTGTCAGGGCAACATCCACTGCATATAGGGCTGAGGCAATGAGGCCAAGCACCTGGAACAGTTCCAATAAAATTAAACCAAAAGTTAGTGCACTCCCTTCGATATTTTTTGTAATGCAGTCCACTTTCGCTGGTATGACAGCTATGGGCATGCAAACTTGTTTCAAATTATTCAATGTTCAAATTAGGCATTTACTTGCAAGTCTACTGGAAAACTTACACTGTTGAATAATGAGAGTTGATTGAAAAAGCATTGCAGTATACGTATTTTCTTGTCTTACAGCAAGCAGTACTTAGTTCTAAGGCTAGTATAAAACAAAGTTCTGGGTGAAGTGTTGCACAAAGAAGTGAAGATAAATCAATTTTGAAAGATGCTGCCATATTGACACCAATGTGTTCAGTGTACCACCAAAAAAATATTCTACTGTGTTCATCTGGAAGGAAAAATGCTTCAAACTACATTTGAGCTTAGTACACACAGCATGGGGTCAAGTTTACTTCACAATTTCAATtcaattattatagttataaAGATTTTATTTGGTaataaattatgcagatccaacgcacatcttggaatctatgtgaagtgcAGCTACaatcaaatgctacaaatttggCCATTTCATTCCTGTATCTTTATCGTAAACGAAACTGGCATGCGCGCATGTGTGCACTCGTGCACCTGTGCTATGCAATGTGACACGCACAGCGAttatctcaaagagctagttggcattGGCACGATAAAAGGCATgcaattgtggcctaatggttagagcatcaggctgctgtgctgggggacCGAGGCTCGATCCCACCATCGGGCACGTAATTCTTTTATCTAGTTTTTAAGTGCGAGttattcagcaagacagcagctgCACCCAGCAGCCGCagtcaggaaagtccgggagggtTTGCAAAGAAAACTTCTTACCATTCTGAATTATGCTGCAGAACAGGAAATAAGTGTGGTAAGAATTCCCTTAAAGGTACAGCTATTTTGGCATCTGCTTCTTAATTATTATTGGGGCACATGTTCACGCTGCAGAATTGAAGCAACATAAAAGATGACCTAACACTACTTGTAACAGTGTGTGCATCATGGTATGTACTGTGAAACTCTGCACTCAACAATACCTAATTCTAATTCAACTGTATGAGATGGCAAAAATAAGAATGATAGTAAAATATGGGCCAAATTTCAAGTCACATTGTTCTTTGAAAAGCAACTGTGGCTGCTCTTGCTAAGGGTAGCAGGATGCATTCCCAAATGGTTAAGCTTGCTGATGACAAAGGAGCAATTATCAAAGATTCTCATCATGGCTACCTCCATACACAAGTAAAGCAGTTCCTTCTCAGTACTGTTAAAAAAAGATTGTTCTGGTTTGTGCTGGTAACAAATGCTTTGTTAGATCTGCTAATTGGGATGACAGGTAGCCATCACAATGAAGCCAAATGCTATTCCAACCAGTATAATCAATAAAATTGAAATTTAATACGTGAATCTTTAAGCAGCCATAAGTAAACACTAAATTACATAAGTTCAAATTATGTAGTACTTGAAAATTGTTTTCTAAATGGATTCAACATGCAAAAGTTGCTTGTTATTGTTACTTGGAGCTTAACTCCTGAGGATGTTGTTGTTTATGCTGCAGGGCAACATGGCCTTAAGTACCGGCTGGAGAACTGACTCAATAACTTAATCCAAAAGTATCACTCAATTAATGCATCATTGCAGAAACTGAAAAACACATTTAGTCAGTAGTTCACTTACCCCAGCAGCTATGATGCTGCCCAAGCCAACATATTGTGACGCATTGACAACACATGTCAACCCTCCCGAAAGGTAGAAGATGAAGCCCACAATGTGGTAGTTGAGGTACTGCAAACAGATATTCTGATCAGTCGTGTATTCCCAACAGTGGGATCGAATGAAATATGTTATTTCAGTGAAGTGGAGCAAACCGGTGTATTCAGCAAACTATGCTCCTTAAAAACATATTGTTCGTGAGAAATCATATTTGCTGTAATCACTAGAAAATTCCACAAGCACCAGGCATGTGAGCACCTCCTGTAAGAGAACATTTACCACTATAAACATCATATCACTGTGCTTTTAATGTGCTCTTTCCAAGCCAAAGCAGCGGTTACTAATGGTGTAATGGTACTGTGCATAGCAGTTGCAAGGACCGTGAGGTATGATCACGCCACAGTTGGTGCTGCAACAAAAGTGGAGTCAATTGTTATGTTGCCAAGCTGGGGGCGTTGCCGGTGAACAGGCATGCTCGGCCACAGCAGCCAGGGCAGCGACGAGTGAAGGAACACGACGAGGCAACAGTCGAAACGAAACTCCCTTTATTTCATGCTGCGCTTAAATACCTTGTTCACTCATACACGTGATATCAGCACATGACATAACCAGGCAGGTCTTAGCTAGCTCGCTTAGTGCCACCTGGTCGAGAAGGCACACACTTCGCGACACACCATCAATGCAAACATTGAATCAAAATGGCCCCTATGTGAAAGACTGTGCAGGCAGTCAACACCACCTAACATACTGCACCAGCATGCATGCACACCTAGGTGAAGTGTAGTGGTCGGCACCGTATACACAGGAAGCAGTGCTCCTACACAGTAGAACACTGCTGCTGTGTGTGCTATTATGCAGACAGATGGGTCATGGCAACGATTTGATGTAGCTACAAATGAAAATGACCCCTTAAATTTAATTTGCATGAGAAACCTCACACGTCTCTCCCTGCGTAAGCACAAATTCAAATGCAGCCAGGAATCAAATCATGCACTGTGCAAGTCTACTTGCAAGCACTTGGTCTGCATGTGGTTTGCACTTCCTCCCTCGATTTTGTGCCGCTAATAtttctctcacacacacacacttttattgcTAACAAGTTTAAATTCTGAAAACTTATGCGGCCATCTGTGCACTTCAGACATGGACACTTTACAAGCAGTCAACATGGCACACTATGGAAATAGAGTACACAAGCAAGTTCACAATCATTCTGGCTGTTAAGTGCAACAACTATGAGCACATGCGTACTGCATGTTTGTATGTTTCAGCGCATGGTAACTTTGAGTGAAATCGTTGTTGGCCTAAGAAAAGCTCTATAGTATCAGTGCAATTACTACTGAAGGGCCAGCTTGTTCAGTTTTACAGTAACGAATAATTGGTTCTATATAAGCAAAACACTAAATAAAGCTTATAACTTCCCTTTGTAATTATGAACAATGTTATTTTGCAGTGGTTATCCACCGCAAAATAACATCGTCCTCTCATTATCCTTAAGTGTAAGTTTGAGAAAGCACCTATTTTAATGGTTCTCTCTTCATATGTTTCCAAATAAGCACTCATGCTCTCAGAACTAAATTTCAACTTATTTATTGCTTTCAAATACTTACAAAAAGAGTTCCGATGAGGAGGGATCCCGAGTAGGAACCCATCGCCGAAAGTAGAATAATGAAGCTGACGACAGCAAAAGCAAAAGCCGTCATCATCAGGAACAGCACCCAGGATACATTATAGGTCCTGATCAACAGCGACATTACTATCAGTCCCACGATCTGCAGAGATTAAAAAATTTTGATTTACTTCAGTTTGAACTATTTACATTCTGGTCTTGTTACTGAACTTCACGCCAGAAGGTAAATAAAAACATGCATAAAAACACAAGGCAGGTAAACAAATGCTGCAACAAACTAATCCCCCCCAACCCTTTAGCTACCACTGCCAGTGAAATTTTTACCTGTCTCTACATTATGAAAAGTAATGCATGCAAAAAGGAGAACATATCGTCACAAGTTTatagtgaaagaaaaaaaaattgcagcagaacctgtctcacgatgaatgtcgacatttaatgcgattagcgttgaAGAAATATAGCCACACAATGTATTGCCACTGCCAAAATGTGTCGGGTATGAGGCACGTatgcagccgggctcctctctcgcacaTCTCTTTGGACATGCTGCGTCATCTAGCGGCGCCACCTTGAAGTCTGCACCTGGAGCGCGTCTAAATATCTATTCAGACAAGGCTGTCTAAATATATATAACATGGGTTCGATTCCTCCCAGCACCGGAGAAATATTAAAggatttttttgtcattgaagagcggcacatacccagtgccacgtacccagcgacccaagttggcgtcaaagaggttcattgaagagcatcACACACCACTTGCattggcatgaaagaggttcaatgaagagtggcacataccgagtggTATCAAAGACTTTCATTGATGAGCTGCACGTAGTGCCACATACTCAGTAGTACAAGCGTGGGATACCGATTAGAGACACAGATAGATAGCCCGCAGAAGGTGCATGAAGTATCTtacgaatgctaatcgcatttcAAAACACCAGAACGAACAGAACTACTGAGAAGCGCCTGTCCTTGAAGCAAACTTCGAATTATATTTCCTGCATTGTTTGGCACCACTAAAAGCTGAGCTTGCATGAGCGTCTACAAAAACTTATTGTAAATTGCCACAGGAAATACTGCGCTGCACAATGTTTTCTTTCTGttataccgtatagactcgtgtatgggccgcactttttttaaacaattttgacaAGGCGTGGCCCTTACATGGGActgaaccttttggtcaaaatggtgccggccACTGTATTTTGTTCTCATTTTGTATTTTTGCTTACaatactcttcacaccttccttCGCGGTGCcagtcattatttttttttaccctaAGCAAATGTGACAACCCTAGCCTTTAGAGAAAATTCATAGGCTTAAAGAACAGATTGCTTATTCAATGACTGGCAATTATTGTGCAGAAGTGATCTCCTATATGCATTGTGGGGATGTAGGTTCAATCCGGGACTCGGCCGTGGCCTCAAAGAATGGCTTCAAGACCACCAGGAGCAATGAACAGATTTGTTACTGTGCTCAAAACTTCCTGCTCATTCTTCCAGGTTGCATACTGAGCGTGTGCCACCCGCCCTTGGAccaccttctgcgtcatgatgtcacaacacatacacatttcaggaaacgaaaccgaaagtagttcatagaaaagctattatagtaaattatttggGGCACTCTGAGGCTTGCTAGtatttaggggtgtgcgaatatttgaaactttggAATAATGAATCGCATAGTGCCCTATTCGATTCAgacttcgaatcgaatagtcactattcataaatgcgaatattcgaatatttcaaaatataTATATGCACTCAAACAAAATTGGCATAGAAGTACGGTAAGTTTTCACCAcagcgggcatagtatagacataaaacatgagaaatTGTGACGTAGGTAAGAACCTACATCGCTtaagtagccatactttacaggttATACAGCGACCATTCACACTCTCTGAAGAGTCATgcgcatgcgaagaaactactgtttgctcctaatgcttcgTTTGCAATTTTAATAAACAAAGCTTCATAACGTACAATATAATgccagaaacttgctaactttaaaaatactaggatgtgaacatcgcCTTCATATTAAATGGGATAATGGCTGTTCATTGTTAAAAAACTTCGATATGTGATTCAATTCACTTCTGGCagtattcaattcgtattcaatGCTGTCTCAAAAATCaccattcgcacacccctactagtaTTTTTTTTCTAGGGCTTCCAAGGTCCAGGACCTccatttaatgaaaaaaaaaatttcacgtcAATACTTCTTTAATCTGTATGGCTGCGTCATGTATTGGACTGTGGCATGCTGCGGCTATTAGAACAAAATAAGCTGCAAGGAGCAAGTATATAATGCTCCTGTACGAAGCTCGCACACTCCAAATGGCATAGTGCCTCTGGTGCAAAAAACACCTGTACAGCTGCACTTGAGGTGGTGCCAGGAGTTAAAGTTGTATTGATAACACGCATATATGTTATATGCCAGCCTGTGTGTCAGAAGGTGTGCATTAATATAAGTAAGCTGTACCTTTCCTTCTGAAGCAATATCGCAGCAGTGCATGGTGACCTCTCGCATGCTTAATGAGTTATGTTCAGTGTGGTGAAGCAAAAAGGAAAATGTGCTGAGACATACAGGTCACTGGTTTGATGGATGTGAAAATATTCACATATTTTATGACTGTACTGCTTGCATTATCTGCCcaaaattatgaatttgtcaaCTGCTGGCTCATAGCTACATTTTTTGTGCTATTCGGCCTGATGGCTGATGATAGTAACTCTGAGCAGGGCCTCTGAGCAGTGCCTCGGTCCCTGTTATTTACACATCCAGCTTGGTATGCTTTTAATATATTGCCAACAATAAAGAATTGCTGTTCGTCAACACCGCACTTTTCTTCCTTCACTTCTTCCGGTCCTTTATGTTCTCAATTCTTTGTACCTGTTGGAGAGATTTTTCATGCTACAAGTAATGCAATCATCCCAAAACATTTTTAAAGAGTGTAGCTTTTCTATCAACTGTGAACCTGAAAATTTTTCCACCAGACACATTGATTGCGGCATCAACATTCCAGTTTGAATTAATTGAGAAAAGGTGCTGGGTATAAATCActacaatatatgtatatatgtccTATTTTTGAAACTTGTTAACTTAACAGCCAATGCCATTTGAAATGAAATGCATATTTATTCCTGTCTTCATGATTACAAAAGAGAGCGGATGCAAGGCAAAAAGCCGCACGTAGCAGCTTGAAAAACCCCGTTACGCCCCACATGACAGCAGTTGGGGAGGAACAGCTTAGGCATTACAAGTCT
The DNA window shown above is from Dermacentor silvarum isolate Dsil-2018 chromosome 1, BIME_Dsil_1.4, whole genome shotgun sequence and carries:
- the LOC119434370 gene encoding uncharacterized protein LOC119434370; translation: MPVSVTQQTTTVSSSGGNERLALCAFNFGYLKTPDGWIKIAQVIVGLIVMSLLIRTYNVSWVLFLMMTAFAFAVVSFIILLSAMGSYSGSLLIGTLFYLNYHIVGFIFYLSGGLTCVVNASQYVGLGSIIAAGVLGLIASALYAVDVALTVRARV